GCGCGAGGAAGGCTGCATCTGGTTCCTCACCGACCGGCGCGGCCATGTCGATGACGAGCTGGCGCGCGACCCGCAGGGTTGCCTGAGCTTCGCCAAATCGTCGAGCGCCGACTTCCTCTCGGTCTCCGGCGAATGCGAGGTGCTCGACGATCGCGCCAAGGTGGATGAGCTGTGGAACGACGCCGCCCGCGCCTATTGGCCCGACGGGAAGGACGACCCGAACATCCGCGTGCTGCGCTTCCTGCCCTCCGACGCGGAATATTGGGACGGCACCGGCTCCTCGATCCTCATCACTATCAAGATGCTCGCCGCCCGCATGACCGGCGAGCGCGCCAATCTCGGCGAGAACCGCAAGGTGCCGCTGGACTGAGGACGACGGGGAGGCCCTCCCCGCCCCTCCCTCCGGCCCCTTACGCGTCATGGCCGGGCTTGGCCCGGCCATCCACGCCTTCCCTCACGCCGCGCGCCCAAAGTCGTGGATCCCCGGGCACGCCCGGGAATGACGTGGCTCTGGGAGGTAA
Above is a window of Ancylobacter sp. WKF20 DNA encoding:
- a CDS encoding pyridoxamine 5'-phosphate oxidase family protein, yielding MDHSDKTTSEAIDTVWAMMTEIRTCMLVTKQGLTLRGRPMHAFPSREEGCIWFLTDRRGHVDDELARDPQGCLSFAKSSSADFLSVSGECEVLDDRAKVDELWNDAARAYWPDGKDDPNIRVLRFLPSDAEYWDGTGSSILITIKMLAARMTGERANLGENRKVPLD